In the bacterium genome, one interval contains:
- a CDS encoding helix-turn-helix domain-containing protein → MTAVFRAFTEGLGLKQYIEARRIEVAAVLILITNLDLDSISEKIGYTHYPTFTEAYKRQKKILPSGVVREHLPPPEVDDGTSLRAGRGLLTVDAFVRYVEDLMPLYQGAEKDVHIGPCPDPEPLIVIVDGAADDLMKAEDLWRKIRDLPFDEQCRMVRGYRFGSTVLFDLLRKQSLLEGRK, encoded by the coding sequence TTGACGGCGGTATTCCGAGCCTTCACCGAAGGTCTCGGGCTCAAGCAGTACATCGAAGCCCGCCGGATTGAGGTTGCCGCCGTTCTGATCCTGATCACCAATCTGGATCTCGACTCGATCAGCGAGAAGATCGGCTACACTCACTACCCGACATTTACCGAGGCCTATAAGAGGCAGAAGAAGATACTGCCATCCGGTGTAGTGCGTGAACACCTGCCGCCGCCCGAGGTCGATGACGGGACGTCACTCAGGGCCGGTCGGGGCCTACTCACCGTTGATGCGTTCGTGCGTTACGTCGAGGATTTGATGCCGTTGTATCAAGGGGCAGAGAAAGACGTCCACATCGGGCCTTGCCCCGATCCCGAGCCGTTGATCGTCATTGTCGATGGCGCTGCCGATGACCTCATGAAGGCCGAAGACTTGTGGCGAAAGATCCGTGATCTGCCGTTTGACGAGCAGTGCCGGATGGTACGGGGATACCGTTTCGGCTCAACGGTGCTCTTCGACCTGCTACGCAAGCAATCTCTCCTTGAAGGACGAAAG